One window of the Rosa rugosa chromosome 3, drRosRugo1.1, whole genome shotgun sequence genome contains the following:
- the LOC133736061 gene encoding EPIDERMAL PATTERNING FACTOR-like protein 2 yields the protein MASSQNWVCWHRNRHIIIPILLVLVSSFSTHFSFIAQATRPIPTKLPEATTGGNVLNEENAGGKERVNARQIGSRPPQCQRRCGGCGHCVAVQVPVAPQVQQSHNNGAKRSSSSASSTRKTSPKSTAYSRGGDELSNYKPISWRCKCGDLFFNP from the exons ATGGCCAGCTCTCAAAACTGGGTTTGTTGGCACAGAAATAGACACATAATCATTCCCATCCTACTAGTTTTGGTTTCAAGCTTCAGTACCCACTTCAGTTTCATAGCACAAG CTACTAGACCAATTCCAACCAAGCTACCTGAAGCAACTACA GGAGGCAATGTTTTGAACGAGGAAAATGCTGGCGGAAAGGAAAGGGTCAACGCTCGTCAAATTGGGTCAAGGCCGCCGCAATGCCAGAGGCGGTGCGGTGGTTGCGGGCATTGTGTGGCGGTGCAGGTCCCGGTGGCTCCCCAAGTTCAACAAAGCCACAACAATGGAGCAAAACGCAGCAGCAGCTCTGCTTCTTCTACTAGAAAAACAAGCCCCAAGAGCACTGCTTATTCCAGAGGAGGCGACGAGTTGTCGAATTACAAGCCCATAAGCTGGAGATGCAAGTGTGGAGATTTGTTCTTCAATCCCTGA
- the LOC133741192 gene encoding flowering locus K homology domain-like, with product MAEEEEVVVVSASPKPSDHKRKLEELEPEQESVLEQPPKSSGEIADSNAKPDAANELDASPPSDESDAKRPRLDDKSDDTARANGHQEKLDDTPKENDEEEVVPGPAFVDLTETEIAPSQPGFVDLTETATNEEHFGTNGETSDIQKPSVEDSVADAAQEPPQEEPQPHSAEEGDAVPAQPEQGDALSGQQEKTDTLPVNQEQGDTFSGQQEQGDAFSAQQDQLPENEAITHRMEVPNNKVGVLIGKAGDTIRYLQYNSRAKIQITKDADADPYSATRPVEITGSLDSVTKAEKLINAVIAEADAGGSPSLVARGVATAQAVAAAEQIQIQVPNEKVGLIIGRMGDTIKSLQAKTGARIQLIPQHLPKGDESKERTVRVSGDKKQIDMARELIKEVMNQTVRPSSGFNHQAYRSHGPGGPHWGPRGARPSQHSSYDYQQRGPYQSRTQYPPAYGNYPQHMGPRSGFGSGWEQRPPPNMQGMPPHGGGYDYYGGQGAEAPAQHSTHGPSHAHGPSPNPIMGGPPSQANYNYGQPHGSDYRHPAPFSHAAPPQHGYGHGYEEPKYDNHAPPQHSYGGHGASQPYPQTGAQPGYGPQQHYGKPPAYTMPSQGPPPQSYGGPMGSQPGEAVYQTPAQSYGQNVPAQQPYPYASTAPAQQTYAPYGSAPAADGYTQPPTASSAGYPQQGGQPASYGQPGSQPAPGYAQAAPAGYAQYPTSQQGYSEQSASYTGGYGYQGSQDPAYGGVSAPAYGGAPAAQQGYAQPAPAAAGAQQGYAQPAPATTQQSYDQSIPQSGGYGKTVSPQPGYAQYDSSQMYAAPR from the exons atggcggaggaggaggaggttgtGGTAGTCTCCGCGAGCCCTAAGCCGTCGGATCACAAACGAAAGCTCGAGGAGTTGGAGCCCGAACAAGAATCGGTCCTTGAACAGCCGCCTAAAAGCTCCGGCGAGATTGCCGACTCGAATGCGAAGCCCGATGCAGCCAATGAACTTGATGCCTCGCCGCCGTCGGACGAATCTGACGCCAAACGGCCGCGTCTTGATGACAAGTCCGATGATACAG CCAGAGCAAATGGTCACCAGGAGAAGTTGGATGATACTCCGAAGGAGAATGATGAGGAAGAGGTAGTGCCCGGCCCTGCATTTGTTGACCTTACGGAAACAGAGATTGCTCCTTCTCAGCCTGGGTTTGTGGACCTTACGGAAACAGCAACAAATGAAGAACACTTTGGCACCAATGGTGAGACAAGTGACATCCAAAAGCCTTCTGTTGAGGATTCTGTGGCCGATGCCGCTCAGGAACCTCCTCAAGAGGAGCCTCAACCGCACTCCGCTGAGGAAGGGGACGCTGTCCCTGCGCAACCAGAGCAAGGGGACGCTCTCTCTGGGCAACAAGAGAAAACAGATACTCTACCTGTGAACCAAGAGCAAGGTGATACTTTCTCTGGGCAACAGGAGCAAGGGGATGCTTTCTCTGCCCAACAGGATCAACTTCCTGAAAATGAGGCTATCACACACAGAATGGAGGTTCCTAATAATAAG GTTGGGGTTCTGATTGGTAAGGCTGGGGATACTATTCGATACTTGCAATACAATTCTAGAGCAAAAATCCAAATCACAAAGGATGCTGATGCAGATCCATATTCTGCAACAAGGCCTGTAGAGATAACAGGAAGTTTGGATAGTGTCACCAAAGCTGAAAAGCTTATAAATGCTGTTATTGCAGAG GCTGATGCGGGGGGTTCTCCTTCTCTGGTGGCTAGGGGCGTTGCTACCGCACAGGCTGTTGCAGCTGCAGAACAAATTCAGATACAAGTACCAAATGAAAAG GTTGGTTTGATAATAGGCAGAATGGGGGACACCATTAAAAGTCTGCAGGCCAAAACAGGGGCCCGTATCCAG TTGATACCCCAACATCTTCCAAAGGGAGATGAATCCAAAGAAAGGACAGTGCGAGTAAGTGGTGATAAGAAGCAAATTGACATGGCCAGGGAATTGATAAAGGAAGTTATGAATCAG ACTGTGAGGCCATCCAGTGGTTTTAACCATCAGGCTTATCGGTCCCATGGACCAGGTGGTCCTCACTGGGGTCCACGAGGTGCTCGTCCATCCCAGCACTCTTCATATGATTATCAGCAACGAGGACCATATCAGTCCCGTACTCAGTACCCTCCTGCATATGGGAATTATCCTCAACATATGGGTCCTAGAAGTGGCTTTGGTTCTGGTTGGGAGCAAAGGCCACCTCCAAACATGCAGGGGATGCCTCCACATGGCGGTGGTTATGATTATTATGGCGGACAAGGAGCTGAAGCCCCAGCCCAACATTCTACTCATGGCCCTTCTCATGCTCATGGCCCTTCTCCTAACCCTATAATGGGTGGACCTCCATCCCAAGCAAACTATAATTATGGACAGCCACATGGTTCAGACTATAGGCATCCGGCTCCTTTTTCTCATGCTGCACCTCCTCAGCATGGCTATGGGCATGGGTATGAAGAACCAAAATATGATAATCACGCTCCACCACAGCACTCATATGGAGGACACGGAGCTTCTCAGCCGTATCCACAAACTGGAGCTCAGCCAGGTTATGGTCCACAGCAGCATTATGGTAAGCCACCAGCATATACCATGCCATCTCAGGGACCACCTCCCCAGTCTTATGGCGGCCCCATGGGTAGCCAACCAGGAGAAGCAGTTTATCAGACACCAGCTCAGTCATATGGTCAGAATGTCCCAGCTCAACAGCCATATCCATATGCATCCACTGCACCTGCACAGCAGACTTATGCTCCGTATGGTTCTGCCCCAGCTGCTGATGGGTACACTCAGCCACCAACTGCTTCGAGTGCAGGTTATCCACAGCAAGGAGGGCAGCCTGCTAGTTATGGTCAGCCTGGCTCGCAGCCTGCACCTGGCTATGCACAAGCAGCTCCTGCAGGGTATGCACAATACCCAACGTCTCAACAAGGTTACTCCGAGCAGTCTGCTTCATACACTGGTGGTTATGGGTACCAAGGGTCTCAAGATCCTGCCTATGGAGGTGTCTCTGCACCTGCCTATGGTGGAGCTCCAGCTGCGCAACAGGGCTACGCACAACCGGCACCCGCAGCAGCTGGGGCACAGCAGGGCTACGCCCAGCCAGCACCAGCAACAACTCAACAAAGCTATGATCAATCGATCCCGCAGTCAGGCGGTTATGGGAAAACAGTATCACCTCAGCCTGGCTACGCTCAATACGACTCGAGTCAAATGTATGCTGCACCTCGTTGA